Proteins from a single region of Hordeum vulgare subsp. vulgare chromosome 6H, MorexV3_pseudomolecules_assembly, whole genome shotgun sequence:
- the LOC123403292 gene encoding uncharacterized protein LOC123403292 gives MPICPFRAWVHMINTITSICLFSSLALSDRLVHSAFCILQISVSHSILFRKQSHSHKHLEGVSRTGVVASFTEAKLWSNRRRPGSFSDVAIFWMSSVNCLIAVTRARQRSPRWRCLQRARGQRVFAPSGGCLSGVLASIAAGAAFPDHANLPAASATTGALPVAAAPRLTRRIIARTLWLGLALAAVTLRVFGSLTGFMFLPLPPLSPVHPLLSLQLAAPSSSGIIDLVIFVVLVCHL, from the exons ATGCCAATCTGTCCTTTCCGTGCGTGGGTGCACATGATCAATACAATTACTAGCATTTGTTTATTCTCGAGCTTGGCACTGAGCGATCGTCTTGTGCATTCTGCATTCTGCATTCTGCAAATAAGTGTCAGCCACAGCATACTCTTTCGTAAACAGAGTCATTCTCACAAACACCTTGAGGGCGTGAGCAGAACAGGCGTAGTTGCCTCCTTCACGGAGGCCAAGCTCTGGTCGAATCGAAGACGGCCAGGCTCCTTCTCGGACGTTGCCATCTTTTGGATGAGCTCCGTGAACTGCTTGATCGCCGTGACCCGTGCGCGTCAGCGGTCGCCGCGTTGGAGGTGTCTCCAGCGGGCTCGGGGACAGCGGGTCTTTGCTCCCTCCGGCGGGTGCTTATCCGGCGTCCTAGCATCTATCGCCGCCGGAGCCGCGTTCCCCGACCACGCTAACCTCCCCGCCGCCTCGGCTACAACCGGCGCTCTCCCCGTCGCTGCGGCCCCCCGGCTCACCCGCAG GATCATCGCACGCACACTTTGGTTGGGGCTGGCCCTCGCCGCCGTGACTCTCAGGGTCTTTGGGAGcttgactggcttcatgttccttccgctgccaccACTATCGCCAGTCCATCCGCTTCTGTCGCTTCAGCTAGCAGctccttccagcagtggcatcatcgacttggtcatctttgtggttctcgtttgtcatCTTTAG
- the LOC123403291 gene encoding uncharacterized protein LOC123403291: MTNHVAANLPPLLPTPARCPLLTPPPAMYTARVELDSKKQQPGRASMSQSWIKYKVDLPGRASRSSSWVTDKKLRTLNGGVELERLGRVEMPRENWKRPASRAPSVDRCAKKTRPPVEMVAASEAPILAGPAPSTGRFEAKPMAEMVADSKVASLAGPAASVDSTMVEASPLTGLAPSTNRSEKKLEPLTKMEADWEEPFFAGPTFILSPDPSELPMPTFIVSPDPSELPIPTFLYKDKLAKVLARLVAPMILDQQQD; the protein is encoded by the coding sequence ATGACTAACCATGTCGCCGCGAATCTGCCGCCGTTGCTCCCTACCCCGGCGCGCTGCCCCCTCCTCACGCCTCCTCCGGCGATGTACACGGCTCGTGTGGAGCTGGACAGCAAGAAGCAGCAGCCTGGACGTGCCTCGATGAGCCAAAGCTGGATCAAATACAAGGTCGACCTGCCTGGGCGTGCTTCCCGGAGCTCCAGCTGGGTCACTGACAAGAAGCTCCGCACTTTGAACGGCGGCGTCGAGCTCGAGCGCCTCGGCCGCGTGGAGATGCCGAGGGAAAACTGGAAGAGGCCGGCGAGCCGTGCGCCATCCGTCGACCGGTGCGCGAAGAAGACGAGGCCTCCGGTTGAGATGGTGGCAGCCTCGGAGGCACCAATCCTCGCTGGCCCCGCGCCGTCGACCGGCCGGTTCGAGGCAAAGCCTATGGCCGAGATGGTGGCAGACTCGAAGGTGGCATCCTTGGCTGGCCCTGCGGCCTCGGTTGACTCGACCATGGTGGAAGCATCACCCTTGACTGGCCTCGCTCCGTCGACCAACCGGTCTGAGAAGAAGCTGGAGCCTCTGACAAAGATGGAGGCGGACTGGGAGGAACCATTCTTCGCTGGCCCGACATTCATCTTGTCGCCGGACCCGAGCGAGCTGCCAATGCCGACCTTCATAGTGTCGCCGGACCCGAGCGAGCTGCCCATCCCAACCTTCCTCTATAAGGACAAGCTAGCTAAAGTGCTTGCTAGATTAGTCGCTCCGATGATCCTTGATCAGCAACAAGATTGA